Proteins from a single region of Deltaproteobacteria bacterium RIFCSPHIGHO2_02_FULL_44_16:
- a CDS encoding magnesium and cobalt transport protein CorA, whose protein sequence is MSPHRPSKKVGLAPGTLVHIGEKKTEQTRITLIQYDETSLHEKEIVSVAELPEPTGARVDWINIDGLHDTNLIKAIGEKFQIHALMLEDIVNTEQRPKVDDYGTLLFVVLKVIHTNGEMKDVQSEQISVILGKNFLLTFQERPSPLLDPLRSRIRNAIGRFRELGEDYLLYAIIDSVVDHAFLAVEILQERVDMLQSKIFSESVPQTLQELHRLRQEMVRMRKIIWPLRELCGALLKENPPLIQEKTKMYLRDLYDHAIRIADAIQFISEMLSHLHEAHHIQTSYHLNHVMRILTVITTIFMPLNFIVGVYGMNFRYMPELEWKWSYPILLGLLFFIGLGLWWFSKRKRWL, encoded by the coding sequence ATGTCACCTCATCGACCTTCAAAGAAAGTAGGACTGGCTCCAGGAACCCTCGTTCATATTGGAGAGAAAAAAACAGAACAGACTCGCATCACCCTCATACAGTATGACGAAACTTCTCTTCACGAAAAAGAAATTGTTTCGGTCGCTGAACTTCCTGAACCTACAGGAGCACGTGTTGATTGGATCAACATCGATGGTCTTCATGATACGAATCTTATCAAAGCGATCGGAGAGAAATTTCAGATTCATGCCCTCATGCTTGAAGATATTGTCAATACGGAGCAGAGGCCAAAAGTAGATGACTATGGAACCCTTCTTTTTGTCGTCCTCAAAGTGATTCACACAAACGGAGAGATGAAAGACGTTCAGTCCGAACAGATCAGTGTCATTTTAGGGAAAAATTTTCTTCTCACGTTTCAAGAACGACCGAGTCCTCTTTTGGATCCCCTTCGCAGTCGTATTCGAAATGCGATCGGACGATTTCGAGAACTTGGCGAAGACTACCTTCTCTATGCCATTATTGACAGTGTCGTGGACCATGCATTTCTCGCCGTGGAAATACTCCAAGAGCGAGTTGATATGCTGCAAAGCAAAATCTTTTCTGAATCAGTACCTCAAACGCTTCAAGAACTTCATCGTCTTCGTCAAGAGATGGTACGCATGCGAAAAATCATTTGGCCACTTCGAGAACTCTGTGGAGCGCTGCTCAAAGAAAATCCTCCTCTGATTCAAGAAAAAACAAAAATGTATCTCCGTGATCTTTACGATCACGCCATTCGTATCGCTGACGCGATACAATTTATTTCCGAAATGCTGTCGCATCTTCATGAAGCCCATCACATTCAAACGAGCTATCATTTGAATCACGTCATGAGAATTCTCACAGTGATTACCACTATTTTTATGCCTCTCAATTTTATCGTCGGTGTCTATGGAATGAATTTTCGATATATGCCGGAGTTGGAATGGAAATGGAGTTATCCAATTTTGCTTGGCCTCCTTTTTTTCATCGGACTTGGACTCTGGTGGTTTTCAAAACGAAAACGGTGGCTTTAA
- a CDS encoding DNA-3-methyladenine glycosylase, which yields MTVRCEWCVKDPLYLHYHDTEWGVPVFDDQKLFEFLILEGAQAGLSWITVLKKRENYRKAFHQFDPEKIARYTKKDVERLMQNAGIIRNRLKIESAISNAKAFLALQETCGSFSDYIWKFVDGKPMVNRWKSLKQIPVTSNISDMLSKDLKKREFKFVGSTIIYAHMQATGMVNDHLLDCFRHGEVLKGCPVRTTAK from the coding sequence ATGACAGTACGTTGTGAATGGTGTGTCAAAGATCCACTGTATCTTCATTATCATGACACCGAATGGGGAGTTCCAGTTTTCGATGATCAAAAACTCTTTGAATTTTTAATTCTCGAAGGAGCGCAAGCTGGCCTTAGTTGGATTACGGTTTTGAAAAAGAGGGAAAACTATCGAAAAGCATTTCATCAGTTTGATCCTGAAAAAATTGCTCGATATACAAAAAAAGATGTTGAGCGTCTTATGCAGAATGCTGGCATCATTCGCAATCGTTTGAAGATTGAATCTGCTATTTCAAACGCCAAAGCATTTCTTGCTCTTCAGGAAACATGCGGAAGTTTTTCTGATTACATCTGGAAGTTTGTCGATGGAAAACCGATGGTCAATCGATGGAAAAGTTTGAAGCAAATTCCAGTGACAAGCAATATATCTGATATGTTGAGCAAAGATTTAAAAAAGCGCGAATTCAAGTTTGTCGGCAGTACGATCATCTATGCCCATATGCAAGCGACGGGTATGGTCAATGACCATCTTCTTGATTGTTTTCGGCATGGAGAAGTGTTGAAGGGGTGTCCGGTTCGCACAACAGCGAAGTGA
- a CDS encoding endonuclease produces the protein MTLRPTKHFIYILQSKDGRYYTGYTTDLERRFKQHQSGVGGKFTRSFGATKILYQESFSEKSLALKREAEIKHFSRIKKEALVKGQ, from the coding sequence ATGACGCTCCGACCAACTAAACACTTCATCTATATCCTTCAATCCAAAGACGGACGATACTATACTGGTTATACGACTGATCTTGAACGTCGCTTCAAACAACATCAATCTGGTGTGGGTGGAAAATTTACGCGCTCTTTTGGAGCCACGAAAATTCTTTATCAGGAATCATTTTCCGAAAAATCGTTAGCGCTCAAACGCGAAGCAGAAATTAAACATTTCTCTCGGATAAAAAAAGAGGCTTTGGTGAAAGGTCAATAA
- a CDS encoding RNHCP domain-containing protein, whose amino-acid sequence MSLPTKKFRVLNEGFVCDHCGKSILPTSHGTPRNHCPFCLYSKHVDVNPGDRSNHCRGRMKPIGVEMEGKRGYMIHHRCLQCHAVQRNRAVINDPQADDFEMLLELSQKKI is encoded by the coding sequence ATGTCTCTTCCTACCAAAAAATTTCGCGTTCTTAATGAAGGATTTGTCTGTGATCATTGCGGGAAATCAATTCTTCCGACTTCTCATGGCACGCCACGCAATCACTGTCCCTTCTGTCTTTATTCCAAACATGTCGATGTGAATCCCGGCGATCGCTCCAACCATTGCAGGGGGCGTATGAAACCAATCGGGGTCGAAATGGAAGGGAAACGCGGATACATGATTCATCATCGTTGCCTTCAATGTCACGCAGTGCAGCGTAATCGTGCGGTCATCAATGATCCTCAAGCAGATGATTTTGAAATGTTACTGGAACTCTCCCAAAAAAAAATTTAA
- a CDS encoding chaperonin GroL: MPAKELLFSEEARKKISRGVDKLANAVKVTLGPKGRNVVIEKSFGSPTVTKDGVTVAKEIELSDKFENMGAQMVREVSSKTSDVAGDGTTTATVLAQAIFSEGQRLVSAGHNPMSLKRGIDKAVAACVEELKKLSQPIKNKERIAQVGIISANSDKEIGDYIAEAMEKVGKEGVITVEEAKGMETTLEVVEGMQFDRGYLSPYFVTDPERMEVVLNNPLILINEKKISAMKDLLPVLEQIAKIGRPLLIIAEDVEGEALATLVVNKLRGTLNVAAVKAPGFGDRRKEMLQDIAVLTGGKVITEDLGIKLENVSLDDLGNAKTITIDKENTTIVDGAGKPEDIQGRIKQIASQIEATTSDYDREKLQERRAKLTGGVAVINVGAATETEMKEKKARVEDALHATRAAVEEGIVPGGGVALIRTLPALDSVKVEGDEVHGVNIIRRSLEAPARWIAQNAGWEGAVVVNKIKSGKAGEGFNAQTCVFEDLFQSGVIDPTKVVRTALQNAASVAGLMITTEAMIAEKPDEKKADASAGGAAGMGGMGGMY, encoded by the coding sequence ATGCCAGCAAAAGAACTTTTATTTAGTGAAGAGGCTCGAAAGAAAATTAGTAGAGGCGTTGATAAACTCGCCAATGCGGTAAAAGTGACACTTGGTCCTAAGGGTCGAAACGTTGTCATTGAAAAATCCTTTGGAAGCCCAACGGTCACCAAAGACGGTGTGACGGTTGCCAAGGAAATTGAACTTTCCGATAAATTTGAAAACATGGGTGCTCAGATGGTCCGAGAAGTTTCTTCCAAGACCTCTGATGTTGCAGGTGACGGAACGACAACAGCGACGGTCCTTGCTCAGGCTATTTTTAGCGAAGGCCAACGTTTAGTTTCTGCTGGACATAATCCTATGTCGTTAAAGCGCGGTATTGATAAAGCTGTCGCTGCGTGTGTCGAAGAGCTGAAAAAATTGTCCCAGCCAATCAAAAATAAAGAACGCATTGCTCAAGTCGGTATTATTTCTGCGAATAGTGACAAAGAAATCGGTGATTATATTGCCGAAGCTATGGAAAAAGTTGGGAAAGAGGGCGTGATTACAGTTGAAGAAGCAAAAGGAATGGAAACAACGCTGGAAGTCGTGGAAGGAATGCAGTTTGATCGTGGATACCTCTCTCCTTATTTCGTCACCGACCCAGAGCGAATGGAAGTTGTTCTCAACAATCCTCTGATTTTGATTAATGAAAAGAAGATTTCAGCGATGAAGGATCTTCTTCCGGTCCTGGAGCAGATTGCTAAAATTGGCCGTCCTCTGTTGATTATTGCAGAAGACGTTGAAGGTGAAGCTTTGGCGACTCTTGTGGTGAACAAGCTCCGAGGCACGCTGAACGTTGCCGCAGTAAAAGCGCCTGGATTTGGCGATCGTCGCAAAGAGATGTTGCAAGATATTGCAGTCTTAACCGGCGGCAAAGTGATTACCGAAGATCTCGGAATTAAACTTGAGAATGTCTCTCTTGATGATCTCGGAAATGCCAAAACCATTACGATCGATAAAGAAAACACAACGATCGTTGATGGTGCAGGGAAACCAGAAGATATCCAAGGCCGCATTAAACAAATTGCTTCTCAAATTGAAGCAACAACCTCTGATTACGATCGCGAAAAACTTCAAGAACGTCGTGCAAAATTAACTGGCGGTGTGGCGGTGATCAATGTTGGAGCTGCGACGGAAACTGAAATGAAAGAGAAGAAAGCTCGTGTCGAAGATGCACTTCATGCAACACGCGCCGCCGTAGAAGAAGGTATCGTTCCAGGTGGCGGTGTAGCGCTCATTCGTACCCTTCCAGCCCTTGATTCCGTCAAGGTTGAGGGAGATGAAGTTCATGGTGTGAATATTATTCGTCGCTCTCTTGAAGCTCCTGCTCGCTGGATTGCCCAGAACGCAGGTTGGGAGGGTGCAGTCGTGGTGAATAAAATTAAGTCAGGAAAAGCAGGCGAAGGCTTCAATGCTCAAACCTGTGTCTTTGAAGATCTTTTCCAATCAGGTGTGATCGATCCGACCAAAGTGGTGCGTACGGCACTCCAAAACGCAGCCTCTGTTGCTGGTTTGATGATTACGACCGAAGCCATGATTGCAGAGAAGCCAGATGAGAAAAAAGCTGATGCTTCTGCCGGTGGAGCTGCTGGTATGGGTGGCATGGGCGGAATGTACTAA
- a CDS encoding co-chaperone GroES: MALIRPLQDRLLVERTEDASKTESGIIIPDAAKEKPQKGKVVAIGNGKVLDNGTVQPLDVKVGDTILFSKYAGSEVKIDGKEYTIMREDDVLGVITK; the protein is encoded by the coding sequence ATGGCGCTCATTCGCCCCCTGCAGGATCGACTCCTCGTGGAACGGACAGAGGATGCGAGCAAAACAGAAAGCGGCATCATTATTCCTGATGCTGCGAAGGAAAAACCCCAAAAAGGAAAAGTGGTTGCTATTGGAAATGGCAAAGTTCTCGACAATGGAACCGTACAGCCTCTTGATGTGAAAGTAGGAGATACGATTCTCTTCTCGAAATATGCCGGAAGCGAAGTGAAGATTGACGGAAAAGAATATACCATCATGCGCGAGGACGATGTCCTCGGTGTCATTACGAAGTAA